The Tolypothrix sp. PCC 7712 region AGACATTTAGCTGCTAAGAATAAGTTTCTAAATTCAAACTCTTCACCATTCTGCCCCATTAAATAAACTAAAATTTCACCTACAAATTTCGGCTCAATCATTGCCGATATCAGCAATAAAAGTTCATGCCATCTTTCATCCTGCCAATGTTGTCCAAAAACTTCATATTTCATTTGTTCTATAGTCAGAGTTTGTGTTTCTTTAAACTGCCAAACAAACTCCCAAGCACAGAAGTATTCCAAAAATGTCCGATGTACAAAAGCATAATAATCTGCACCTAAAAAAGATAGCATAAAGTTACGAGTCCGCATTTGATTAATCATCATCTGCGCTACTTCTCTAGGTTGCTCAAATTCTCTGATTGTTAAATAATCAATTAAAATCTTTTCTAACTCATTTTCTCTAATTAAATTACCTGCCAATCCTGGATGGCTATTTTGCATATAATAAGCAACTTGACGAAGTATTGCTTGTTTATCTTTATAATCAATCGTCTTTTTATCTAAACGGTTACCTTCTACCAAAGCGCGTTCTACATCCCATTGATGTAGTAATACCTTGGATGCTTGATTATAAAGTTCGTTTCTATCTCGTGGCAGTTCTTGATTACGATTTAGAATTGCCATCATGGTTAATAGCAGGGGATTTCCAGCTAATTCTGCAATAGATTTGACTGTATTAATTGCTTCTTGCAGGCGTTCTCTTTTTCTGGCTTTATCTGCTACATCACTAAAAGTTAGCTCATGCCAACGATAAATAAAATCCTGAATCTGTTCTGGTTCTAAATCTTGTAAAATGAAGTGATGAAAATTAGTATTACTGAATCGTTGCGGTTCGTAACCAATAATCCGAGAAGTAACAATCACCTGCACATAAGGATAATCATTAATAAAGCTATGAATATCATTAATTATCTCGTCGCGTAGCCTGAGATCAAACACTTCATCTAAACCATCAAACATGACCAACGCATTACCAGCTTTTAACTGCTCTTGTAATTTAACTTGATTTAGTTGGGCAGTTGTATTTCTACATTGGGTAAAAAAATCTAAAAAATTTTCACATTCTCCATTTTCCCGGAGCCGCATATAATTACGTAATTCAATTAGCAAGGGAATTGGGAATAGCATTAAATTATCTTGAGAAGATTCTGCCCAGTTTAAGGCTAAATATTGCAACAATGTAGATTTACCCGAACCAGGATATCCCAAAATTACAATGTATTTGTAAATATGTTTTTCATTAATTACATCTAAAACTGAGCGAATTGGCTGTTCCAAATAAAGACTGTTCTGTCCTGCCAATTCTTCATGGGAAATTTCTAATGCTAATTCATCACTTTCTCGCAGCCGTCTAAAATATTCCTTGGGAAGCTCGTGAAGTTGTGGTAAAAATTGATGCGTTTCTCGCACATTTTGAGGGATAAACATTCGCCATAACTTCAGATTCCTGTAAGCATAACCGCTGGTATCTAAACTATCTAGCTTGATGTCACCGTAGATTTCTCGAATAGATTCTTGATATTTAGCTAGGTTAAAACTTACCATTGGCTCGATGACGATCCCAGCATTTTCAGCAAAATTAGATGATTGTTCTGATGTTAAAAAAAAGCGTAAAGTATCCGACTCTAACAGCAATTCTTGAACTTGTATTAGATACTGATCTATTAAAATTTGCCAGTTAAATCTATAAGGTAGAGATTGTAGGCGTAGTCTTTGCCAAGCTTCTTCTAATGATTTAGCATTTAAATGTTCACAATGAATATCAAAAGCCTGACCAAGAATTTCTCGGACATACTTATCTTTAGTAAATTTTCTGACATCTTCGGTGTAGCTTTTAATTTCATCGTCAGAAAGTTTGCATCGCACTTTTAACTGCTGTTGTAGTAGCTGTAAAAACTCTTTTAATGCTTTACCAGCAGTAATTCCTAGCTCTTCTTTTGGTAATTGATTTAAAATTTTGTTAGGGATACCATGTAATAAAAGATTTGTCCCATCTGTAGCAACTTCTTTTGCAACTTCTTCCAAAATTACCTTAAAAATCAACCCAACAGCCTGAATTGCCCCCCAAACAGTCAACCAATTCAGCATAAATTTAGTAGCCTTTGATATTTGGTTATAAGTATATACACTATATTTGTCTAATATAGCAATCTTCCACTTTATTGCAGAAATATCATCAAAAAATCACAAAATGCTTGATTAATGTGTGGTGTAGGGTATCAGTATGCGGGGGTTAAATACCGCTTGACTTAAAAAATAATACATTTGATGAACTAAATTGAAAGAGATGGAAGAGTGAATTCTATCAAAATTTTCTAACAATGGTGTAAAAATTTTAAATCTTCTACATTTATTTGTCATATGAGTTCACAAATTTAGCATTTGGACTTTTGACTGCTCCCACAGAACAAATATGTATCAAATTAGTAAATCTGGCTCAATGAGTGACTGTAATAGCTATTTTCCCTACAGCACGTTCTGTTTCACTATCTGTATGCGCTGCTACTAATTCTTCTAACTGATATATGCTGTGAATGACAACAAAAATTTTACCCGCTTCCATCAAGTTTTCTAAGTAAAGCAAGTCTTTATTATTAGAGTTTTTCTATGATAAATGTGACCTTTTTACCAGGTAAGAAGGTCGTGAAAATGCTCTGCACAAAGCTTTCAGTGCTGGGTAAGGTTCTGATATATACACCATTGGGTTTGAGAACTCATTTGCAATCAGCAGGCCAGGAATTTTTTCTTGATGAGCGATCGCAACATTCCTTGGCAATTTTCCAATCAACAAGATTAACACTACTAGCGTGAATCTTCACGAGTAATTAGTCAGGCTTCATCGTCGGTTCTTCCACATCCTCATACTGCAACACCTCAGCAGACCCATATCGGCGGATAACAACAGCTTTTATCTCATTCCTCCTGCTACCCCGTTTTCGTCTATGAATACAGTGTAGTGGGGATTGGGTGCTGGATATTGGGTATTGGGTAATTGGTAATAGGAATAAACACCCGGCACCAAACACCTAACACCAAACCCCAACCAAGTAAAAATGCCTGTTTTGACTTCTTTAGAAAAAGAAAAATTCAGGATAAAAAATTAAGTTTTTGATAATTATATGCATTAATAGAGATGTTTATACTATTGTATAAGCCTTATATAGCAAGGATTAGCGACGTTATTGCATATTATTTCTAATGAAAGATTAAAAAAATATGAATTACATTTTTACCCAAAAAAAAATGATATGTTGGATACAGAATTGAATTTCGCACGTATCTGGAGTAGAACGACGTAGACTACTCCAGTTTTTCCCCCTCAATCCCCTATGATTACTGGCTTTGGGTGAGGTTTGGGGAATGTTTGAGTACAGACATAAATGTCTGAAAACAATCTAAAATCAAGTTCTAACCTTTGTGGGTGCTAGATTTTGGCTGAGTACAAACAAATCCTGTACCCCACTCTATAAATACTTGTACCCCAATCTAAAAATACTAGAACCTCTACCCGAAAAAAAATTTATTAATTCTTGTAACGCCTGAAAACTCGGGCTGAAAAAATTTGAGTACAAATTTAATAAATCCAATAAATTCTATCCTAGATACCAGCCAGCCGACTGGAAAAATGGCTGCTATAAATCATATATCGCCAATCACTTAACGCTTCTAAACAAAAGCGGAAAGTGAGTGGAGGGATGAGATAGCACCATGCCTCTGTGAATGGAAGTCGCGGCTGCACAAATTCTACCCACGACCCAAACGTTGACACACCAGCCGAAAATCAAGGATTGTAAGCCTGCCCTACTCTAAATATTTGATGTTCTCATCAGCATCACTTCGCAAAAGAGTAAATTCTTGCGAGTAATGAGTAGAAGCCGCGACTTCAATTCCTAGGCATAAAGAGTAGCAACGGCATCTCTCACAGTGGCAGCCAGTCCACCGACCCTTGCGAAATTCAATGACACCACCGTCTACAGGACTCCTCACCTCCTCCAATCAGGAACCTACCACTACCCAAGCCAAATCAGGTGGTTGCGGATGCGACAGCAAAAGCAACGCCACCGTAGAGATGGACGAAAAGCTCAAGGAACGTATTGCCAAGCATCCCTGCTATAGCGAAGACGCACACCACCACTACGCTAGAATGCACGTTGCAGTTGCACCCGCTTGTAACATTCAATGCAACTATTGCAACCGGAAATATGACTGTGCTAACGAAAGCCGTCCTGGTGTAGTTAGCGAGTTACTCACCCCAGAAGAAGCAGCCCACAAAGTATTGGTGATTGCAGGTAAGATTCCCCAAATGACAGTCTTGGGAATTGCTGGCCCTGGTGATCCGTTGGCGAATCCAGAAAAAACTTTCCGCACCTTTGAGTTAATTGCAGATCAAGCACCAGATATTAAACTGTGCTTATCAACCAATGGTTTGATGTTGACCGAATATGTCGATCGCATTAAACAACTCAATATAGATCACGTTACTATTACCCTTAACACTATTGACCCAGAAATCGGCGCACAGATTTATTCTTGGGTTCACTACAAGCGTAAGCGTTATAAAGGTGTTGAGGGAGCAAGAATTCTGCTCGAAAAGCAGATGGAAGGACTGCAAGCCCTCAAAGAAGCCGATATCTTGTGCAAAGTCAACTCGGTAATGATTCCGGGAATTAACGACCAGCACTTGGTAGAAGTGAATAAATTCATTCGTGAAAACGGCGCATTCCTGCACAACATCATGCCGTTGATTTCTGCGCCAGAACATGGCACACACTTCGGTTTAACTGGTCAGCGTGGCCCTACTGGCAAAGAACTCAAAGAAGTTCAAGACAGCTGCGCCGGTAACATGAAGATGATGCGTCACTGTCGTCAATGCCGAGCCGATGCTGTAGGATTATTAGGAGAAGACCGCAGCCAAGAATTTACCAAAGATAAATTCCTAGAAATGGCTCCGGAATATAACCTAGAACAACGCCAAGAAGTTCACGAGGGTATTGAGAAATTTAAACAAGAAATTAAAGCAGCCAAAGAAAAGGCGCTAGCTGGCAAAAATTTTGCTAACAAACCTAAAATCTTAGTTGCAGTTGCAACCAAAGGTAGTGGATTAGTTAACCAACACTTCGGTCATGCGAAGGAATTCCAGATTTACGAAGTGGATGGTAGTGAAGTACGCTTTATCAGTCATCGTAAAATTGACCACTATTGTCAAGGTGGATTTGGAGAAGAAGCCACTCTAGACTACATTATTAAAGCGATCGCAGATTGCAAAGCGGTTTTAGTCTCCAAAATTGGGAACTGTCCCAAAGAAGAATTGCACAAAGCTGGCATACAGACTGTTGAAGCTTACGACGTAATCGAGAAAGTTGCTTTGGAATATTACGAGCAATATGTCGAAGGGTTAGAGACTAGGGACTAGGGACTGGGGACTAGGGACTAGGGATTAGGGATTAGGGACTGGGATGAGTTTACCCAATACCCAGTACCCAATACCCAATCACCAATACCCAGTACCCATTACCTAGTACCCAGTACCCAATCCCCCATAAGGAGAATAGTCATGGCTTACAAAATTACTGGCCAATGTATTTCCTGTGATTTATGTCTGTCTGTATGCCCTACTGGTGCAATCAAAATAGTTGATGGTAATCGCTGGATAGACCCTGAACTTTGCACAAACTGCGTCGGTAGTATACATACAGTACCTCAATGTAAAGCTGGTTGTCCCACTTGTGATGGTTGCGTTAAACAACCCACAGATTATTGGGAAGGTTGGTTTGCCAACTACAACCGCGTTTTAGCCAAGTTAACTAATAAAGAAGATTATTGGGAACGTTGGTTTAACTGTTATTCTCAACAGTTTACACTATCAAATTAAAAATATCTGTTGAGGACAGCTCATCGTAAAGGAAATGGCTGCTTAACAATAAATGAAAATTGTAACTATATACTTACAAGAAAATGAAGTTAACGCCAAAATGACGACTTGAATACTCATGCCGCTTATAAATTCTTGTATAACTAAACTGGTTAGCTGATACTCGCAGTACAAAAATATCTTGCTACATGACAACTGAAAGTGCAAATATAAGAACTAGGAATTTAAAAGAGGTAATTATGGTTCCGCTGGAATGGGTTGTCATGCTGGCGTGGAACAAAGAGTGTGGCGAAACTCTAAAATTATTGCGCGGTAAAAGGTCTAGACGCGAAATTGCAGATGCTGTTTCTCAGCAAGGTGTTGAATGCTCACAAGAGTACATCAGAAAACTGGAAAACGGTGAAGCCGCCTCTGTTTCCACAAAAATTATCACTACAATTGCTAAAACTCTTGATGTTGAATTGATTGAGATAATTTATGACTTGCGTGTTGAAGTCACAACAATAGTTTGTACTAAGAGTTGATTTTTGTACTCTGAGTTGTTATTTTAAATAATGTCAAAGTGAAAGGCGATCGCTCAGAGCCTGGAAAACTTGTGCGATCGCCTTTTAATCCTTTAACAGGAAATACCATTATGACTCAAACCATCTATAGCTATCAACAGCTGCAACACAAATCCATAGCTCGACTCAAGCAAATCTACAACGAGATGATCTGCAAAGTTGAGGTACTTGACAAGCGATGCAAGGATGCTTGGATTAATGCGATCGCTGAGTATCAAGCTAGCAGGGTTCAGACAGTGGTTGACACTACCCTTGACGAACAACCCACAGATGAAGCTATTGCTCCGCAACTGATAACAGTAGCAATCAACTTCTACCACCATGAAGTCTACGTAGGTAAAAAACTCATAGCTTACATGATCGTAGATCATGACGAATTTGCTATGCAACCTTGGTTGGTTCTGGTTAATGGCAAGGAGATTTTCCGCGCCACAACATCTGCCAAATGCCTACGCTACATTCAATGGCATTACCAAGATGGCACACTCAACCCCTTCGACCAAGTTGAACTGGCTGAAGTCCCAGAAGTCCCGACAATTATGAAAATTTCTTTTTACGAGCAAGAAGCATTTGTTGGTGACCAACTGATAGCTAGGATTACCTACGACTATGGAAATTATGAAAATCTATACTGGCGGGTGATAATTAACGCTAAAGAGATTTTTCGAGACATTAGCCCAGCCAGATGTCACAGTTACATTAAACAAATGTACCAGCAAGGTAAAATCCCATTACAAGAGTAGTTAGGCTTAGAAAAACATTTGCTATCAAATAGCAACTTTTCGCCTACGACTGATACATCTCTGCAATACTCGAACTCTTACCTCTAGAGAATAGCGATCGCTTCTTTCAGATGAGGCGCAAGTTCAGTAATTGGTAACAGTCTAAAACTAACTGTGAGCAGTAATATAAATTGCTGCTCACTCCTACATGCATTTTTTCAAAAGTGATATTGCGTCAACGAAGTTTCACGTTGGCAAGGAGGTAAAAGATGAGTGCTATTGTCTCATCGAACAAAACATCTGTGCTGGTGATATTGCGGCGAGAGTATCTCGACATTACTGGTAACTTTTGTGCTGCCAAGTTGATTGAGTATTTTAGGCATTGGACAAAGTGGAAGCTGAAAAATCATCGCACTCCTTGGGTATATCAACCACTCAAGAAAATCTATGCTGACCTCATGGGTGAACATAGCTTGCACGTTATTCGGAGTGCGATCGCTCTATTGCAGGAGATGGGTATTATCGAAAAGCAGAAAAATCCTGGCAATGGTCAAGATAAGACTTGGCAGTATAAATTACACAATGATGTACTTAATCAGCTATTGGAACATGGCAAGGGCAAAACTGAACCTTCTAAATTCACTGTAGAATCACATCTGAGATCAGATCCTGAAACTTCTAAACCACAACAACATGCTGTTGAGGAAAAAAAGCATGAAAACGTGCAAGAAGAGGTTCTATCACCCCAAACCGATATTTGTGATTACGCTCAGGAATCAATTCACCAAACTCCACAACCAGAGCAAACCCAGATTACTCACTTGGCTGATGAATCAGAACAAGATGACGCAACTGACGAGATAGATCCTGATGTTCGCGTAGCGTCTCGTAGAGAAGACATATTTTCCGCGCCAGAAGTTGTTAGCGAAGCGGTAGCGAGTCCTCGAGCGTCAGTCGATTCAAGTATGGATAAGCCCAGTAAGAGCGAGATTGCAGAGATATGCACTGAGTTGCGGCGACTGCGGATTAACCCTGAACCTTGTTTGGGGGTGGTGAAGAAATATTGGGTGAATGTGCAAGGTGCGATCGCTCGTGTAAGGAGTCATTGCTGTATAAGGCAAATGGACAACGGTGTAAAATACCTGAGATATGACTCCAATCGCTACGTAATACCAAAACAAACTCCACACACTCAATGGCGGTACAATCCACTGCAAGAAAAAGAAAATGCCAAAAGGAGTCGCCCCATATAATAGCCAAGGTAGACGACGACCCCAACGACGAGATTTTGTTTTATCAGTCAAAAAACCGACAAACGGATCGTTCATTGCTTCCCCAATTTTGCCAATCATCAAAATGCTACCTGCTAAACCCGCCGGAATACCAGCAACATTCGTCAAGAAGACTAATAGGAAAAATATGGAAATATTTGCCGTAATCGCTGGGCCTAATTCGCCTGCACCATAAGCCAGTTTAGTTTTAAATGGCAGTTTTTCACTTTGAATAGAGCTATTAGCGGCAGAATCATTCATAATATTTTGCGTTCATCAGAATTCTCCAAGAAACCCTGCCTTTCGAGGGCAGGGAGGTATAGGAGCGTTGATTTCGGGGGTGAAGTCAGCGAAGAATTGGACTTTAGCTGCGATCGCAGTTTACCCCGCGATGACTTCACGCTATGATTTTTCTCCTTGATACCTGCTGATTTCTGAACTTGTTGCCAAACACCCAAATCAAAAAGTTGTAGATTGGCTAGATGTCCAAGTGCCAGACACTCTTTACATCAGCATTATTACAATTGGCGAAATTGCTAAAGGCATCAGTAAAATTACCGCGTCTAAGGGAAAAGAATCGTTAATGAAATGGCTAAATGAAACTCTACCGAGTCGTTTTAAAGATAGAATCTTAGGGATAGATTTTTCAACAATATTATTGTGGGTAAACTTAGTAGGACAATTAGAACAGAACGAGCGACCTCTACCTGCTATAGATTCTCTGATTGCAGCGATGCCTTCAGCGAGCGCAGCTATCGCAATTCATAACTCTCTATAACTTGTCACTCGCAATGAAAAAGACTTTGCCGAGACGGGTGTTGTAATTATTAATCCTTGGTCTTTTTAAGCGATCGCTTTTGTCTGGGTAGAAGAGCGTAGGCGTAGCCCGTCGTAGACATCGCTTGATGGAAAAGTAGTGCGATAGCCGTACCCCTACGGGGAAGCAAGCTACGCGTAGCGTCTCCTTTAGGAGAAGGCTTAAGCTTCGCTTATCGCTCTTTGGTAATATGGCTTTGATAAAAGATAAGCGATCACTTGATAGATAAGTTTCAACTAGCAGCAAACTCAGTAAATTTCCGTTTGTATGGGGCTTTAAAAGCCAAAACTATATCTTGTTTAGGAACTCCAGCTTCTACTAATTCATTAGCGACTCCGATTTCCGTTCCATCGCGTTCGATCCAAATTTTGCCATCTTTAATTTCTACATAAATAATACAACCAAATATTCGCGTTAGCTCTTGCCAACCAATATTAATAACTTGATAGCGATCGCGCTCAGTATCAAATAATAATTTGACTTCTGTCTGACTATTTGAGCGGTTTTTGGCATGACTTTCCAAAATTTTTTGGACTATTTCTTGATAATTTAGTCTCTCCATATAACAATCTCCTCTTGCTCTGGATTAAAAATTAGTAATTTTAGCTGATATTCACCAATAATTCTTTGAATAAACTTCCGGCTAAAAAACTCGTTATAAACATCTACTGGAATAGCTAAATACAAAATCCGTTCAGGTTCTGTCAACCTCAATGCTGAACGGTAGTTGAGACATTGACCAAGAGCTAGGTGAAATTCAGTTACGTCTGAAGCTCCTAAAAAGGATTTTATCTCTACTGCTATTTTTTTACCAGTTTTTTCAGCAGCTAAAATTCTCTCTGCTGTTAAGTCTATGTAAAAATCAATATCCTCAACTTGAATAAATAGATGCTCATCAGTAACTGTCCATTTATCTTTTTCGAGGGCTGTTTTAACTGTATTATGAAATATATCTTTAGCTGGCATACATCAATTAAATCTATTTTACCAATACTCATACCATAAAGCGATGTCTACGACGGGCTACGCCTACGCTCTTCTCCCCACAAAAAAGCGATCGCCTACGGCATCGTGGGCATTTCACTGACAATTGAAAAGGTGTGTTAGCCAAAGCGTAACGCACCCCAGAAGAGCAAGCGATCGCTTTGATCTAGATTAAAAACTAGTAATTTTAAGGGTTGTATTGTACAGAGAAATACAGAGCATTTTCTAGCCCTGTACCATACGGTGAATTTACTGAGATTAAAGGAATTCCCCAGTCAAGACGAGCAGTAACACGATCCTGTTGCCACTGTAAACCCAGACCGACAGAAGCCATAGTATTGGGGCTGGGATTGGTTTGACCAGAATTATTCCAACCTGTGCCAAAATCAACAAAGGGAATCACCTGGATCAGTCCCTTTCCCCGGAAAACTGCCATCACAGGGAGTTGAACTTCAGTTGAAGCGAAAATTCCATTGTCGGTGAGCAGAGAATCTTGGAGGTAACCGCCTTTTCCGCCCAAGATGAACTGTTCCGAAGGTACTAAGGTCTGGTACGCTAGTTGAGCATTGGCACGCACCAATAGCAATGTATCCTTAGCTAAAATCCGTGTCCATTGCGCTTGACCTTGCCAGGAAACAAATGTGGCTGGTACTGAATTCCCCAGAGCTAGCGGTTCGTTGCTTGTGGAACTCAAGGAATTAAATCCAAAGCTGAATTGAGAACGCAGTTCAATGCTATCTTGTGCATTATGTTTTTTAAATTCCTGAAAAAACCGCAGTGCAAAGGTGCGTGTCATCCCACTATCGTTAGACAATGAAGACAGGGATAAAGGAAGCAGAGATGAAATCGTCGGGCTTTCCCCTAAAAAAGCAGTTAGACCAAGGGCTAATTCTTCATAACTTGGTGGCTGTTCTCCATTACCAAGAGTTTCCTCTGCGATTCTGCGGATAATTGGCTGACGCAGCGTTAATTCGTAAGTGCGTAAGGTTGATTCTTGATTGGAACTATTCCCAGGTACTTGTAAGCTATCTAAGGGAGAATTGATGGAAGATGCAGCCAAAGTCTCTTCGTTAATGCTTTGTACCGAGGAAGGAACGAAGCCATTCAGCGCAGATATCCCCTCAGCCTGACTTTGGTTGTAGGTAAAACTGAGAGTTCCGTTGCGAGCGTTTAGGGGGAAGGTGTAGTTGACATTCCAGTTATGTGTTCCTTCTGTACCAGAATATCCCAGGCTGAGACTATCTCCTATCCCCAGCAAGTTAGCTTCTGTGAGAACAATTTGTTGTTGAGAGATTCCCAAATGGGAAAAACCACTAATATCATTGCTAAGTGAGACGCTGAAAGATTTTGCTTGTTTGACCTCCACTTCTAGAATACTTTTACCTGGACTTGACCCCGATAATAGACGAAAGTTTGCAGATTCAATTAGCGGGTCTTGTTGCAGCAGTTGCAAAGCTGCCTGTAATTTGTTAACGTTCAGGGGTTTTGATGCAGCAAGTGCTAACCTGGAACGCACGTAGTTAGGATTGAGGCGCACTCTTGAGCCTTCTGTATATTCCTGATTAGCAGGGGATGATTTTACGTCAATCCTCTCTAACTCCCCTTCAATGACACGAATAATCGCTGCTGTTTTTTCTTGCTGTTTGGTTTGAGAGGAGAGACAAACCACCGCACTAGACGTACTGTAGCCACGGGCTGCATACTGTTTGGTGATTTCCGCAGCAACTTGCATCAGTTGTTCCGGGGAGAGGACTTTGTTGAGGTAGCCTTTAGTGAAGCTTTTGAGTTCTGCTGGTGTAAACACCGGATGATTGATAACAAAAAAGAACTCTTCCACAGTGAAAGCGTCTAGAGTAGTTCCCGACTCTGGTGCAGAAGTTGTCTTGGAACACACAGTTGCTTTTGGTGTGTTTTGGGGTGATGGAGATTGCTCTGGAGTTGGGAAGGGAAGGGAATTATTGAAAGTCGGTTGTTTTTCAGTCTTCTTTGCGTCGAGTTGGTCAGATATCGCACTGTTGGGGCTGAAGGCTGAAGTGGGAACTACTTCTTCTAAAGTAGGGGTTGGGAGTAGAGATGGTTGGGGTACCTGTGGAAGATGAGTGAGGGGTTTGGGGGCGGTTATCGGCTCCAGTTGAGGTACTGGTAATAAGTTAGGGGTGTTCGCCAGTGCGGATTCAATAATGAGGCTGTTAGTTAATATAATTGGACACAACTGGAGCAAACACCGGAAACGGTTATGCCAATGAAAATTCTTAATATGCATGTTGAATAGCAGGGAATATATGCAGATGAATAATGGCTTGCTTGGTATATGTCATCCCTGATTCAGAAGGGGAAAGGGAAAAACCACCCTTTCCTTTGCAAAACTATAGATGCTTGAATTGAATTGTGACTACTTACTGTAGTTTGTGAAATAACAAAAATATTAGAGTAATTTTTTGTATTCCTCAGATAGAAATATAGCTAGAAAATCAACCATGCTTAATACTTGAAATGGCTAGATAAATTCGCCTATTTTTTGTTATCCCTAATATGTTCACAACAGATACAGAAGACAATAAATTATCTTCTGCAAGTAAATGCTATTTTTAATAATCCTGTGGATAGCTAAGAATACCTGAATTTTATTTTTAAGTTTTTATTATTGTTCATTAGCCCTAGTTATGTCAGTCAGAAAAGTCGGATATTTAAGTCGGAAAAGTCGGATTCACTATAATATTTTGCGTTAATCTCAAGACATGAATGCTGCCAAAATAAATGATATTTTTATTGACAATTACCAGAGTGTTAATGTTATAAATAAACAAGAGTTAAGGAACTTAAACCATGAAAAAAACACTATTGATTGCTACCACATTAATGGCGCTTGCTCTTCCCGCACACGCTACTCAAATTAACCAATATGCCCAAGATAACCAAGATAAAATGAGCCTAAAAGCTCAACCTGAAGGTACAACAAGCTTGTGTTATATTTATAGAAACAAATTGGTTTGTACGCGTTAAAATAGCATAGCTTGAAAGTTTTAAACCTTCCCAACCTATAATCGTTAA contains the following coding sequences:
- a CDS encoding zinc-binding dehydrogenase, producing MLYLENLMEAGKIFVVIHSIYQLEELVAAHTDSETERAVGKIAITVTH
- a CDS encoding HEAT repeat domain-containing protein, with amino-acid sequence MLNWLTVWGAIQAVGLIFKVILEEVAKEVATDGTNLLLHGIPNKILNQLPKEELGITAGKALKEFLQLLQQQLKVRCKLSDDEIKSYTEDVRKFTKDKYVREILGQAFDIHCEHLNAKSLEEAWQRLRLQSLPYRFNWQILIDQYLIQVQELLLESDTLRFFLTSEQSSNFAENAGIVIEPMVSFNLAKYQESIREIYGDIKLDSLDTSGYAYRNLKLWRMFIPQNVRETHQFLPQLHELPKEYFRRLRESDELALEISHEELAGQNSLYLEQPIRSVLDVINEKHIYKYIVILGYPGSGKSTLLQYLALNWAESSQDNLMLFPIPLLIELRNYMRLRENGECENFLDFFTQCRNTTAQLNQVKLQEQLKAGNALVMFDGLDEVFDLRLRDEIINDIHSFINDYPYVQVIVTSRIIGYEPQRFSNTNFHHFILQDLEPEQIQDFIYRWHELTFSDVADKARKRERLQEAINTVKSIAELAGNPLLLTMMAILNRNQELPRDRNELYNQASKVLLHQWDVERALVEGNRLDKKTIDYKDKQAILRQVAYYMQNSHPGLAGNLIRENELEKILIDYLTIREFEQPREVAQMMINQMRTRNFMLSFLGADYYAFVHRTFLEYFCAWEFVWQFKETQTLTIEQMKYEVFGQHWQDERWHELLLLISAMIEPKFVGEILVYLMGQNGEEFEFRNLFLAAKCLAEVRNRSGIISISNQLFERLNALTKYDLSYDYVPYRDEEETKLVQEIRTQAVAAIAMTWAESSDTKIWLQQHAASDDDSDVRCAAVEGFAHSFKDDPNTKTWLQERAINDAHWAVRRAAVQEFARGFKDDPDNKTWLQQRAVHDDHWAVRVVAVQEFARSFPNDPDNKTWLQQRAVHDDHWAVRVVAVQEFVRSFPNDPNTKTWLQQQAINDDDSDVRVVAVQEFARSFPNDRNTQTWLQQRATNDDDSDVRRAALEGLAHSFQYDPDTKIWLQQRAIQDNHWAVRVVAVQELVRSFPEQSDTKNWLQQRAINDDNSDVRRAALEGLARCFPQDHEIKLILKQSATDDDDSDVRIVAIQELVHSFLVDPDIKIWLKERTMHDESAGIRCAAMEELVRYFKDDPDTKSILKQRAIQDDNEYVRLVAVEELVCSFKDDPDTKSILKQQATQDNSASVRGAAVEELARSFQDDRDLFAIYYNCAVNDPFEVQPDYEGNPRKIALQIIVQHFPQHPDTLPLLRDRAANDPDEQLRNFAQNQLQQWQE
- a CDS encoding helix-turn-helix domain-containing protein; this translates as MTTESANIRTRNLKEVIMVPLEWVVMLAWNKECGETLKLLRGKRSRREIADAVSQQGVECSQEYIRKLENGEAASVSTKIITTIAKTLDVELIEIIYDLRVEVTTIVCTKS
- a CDS encoding 4Fe-4S binding protein translates to MAYKITGQCISCDLCLSVCPTGAIKIVDGNRWIDPELCTNCVGSIHTVPQCKAGCPTCDGCVKQPTDYWEGWFANYNRVLAKLTNKEDYWERWFNCYSQQFTLSN
- a CDS encoding XisH family protein; translation: MPAKDIFHNTVKTALEKDKWTVTDEHLFIQVEDIDFYIDLTAERILAAEKTGKKIAVEIKSFLGASDVTEFHLALGQCLNYRSALRLTEPERILYLAIPVDVYNEFFSRKFIQRIIGEYQLKLLIFNPEQEEIVIWRD
- a CDS encoding XisI protein, whose translation is MERLNYQEIVQKILESHAKNRSNSQTEVKLLFDTERDRYQVINIGWQELTRIFGCIIYVEIKDGKIWIERDGTEIGVANELVEAGVPKQDIVLAFKAPYKRKFTEFAAS
- the nifB gene encoding nitrogenase cofactor biosynthesis protein NifB, with protein sequence MTPPSTGLLTSSNQEPTTTQAKSGGCGCDSKSNATVEMDEKLKERIAKHPCYSEDAHHHYARMHVAVAPACNIQCNYCNRKYDCANESRPGVVSELLTPEEAAHKVLVIAGKIPQMTVLGIAGPGDPLANPEKTFRTFELIADQAPDIKLCLSTNGLMLTEYVDRIKQLNIDHVTITLNTIDPEIGAQIYSWVHYKRKRYKGVEGARILLEKQMEGLQALKEADILCKVNSVMIPGINDQHLVEVNKFIRENGAFLHNIMPLISAPEHGTHFGLTGQRGPTGKELKEVQDSCAGNMKMMRHCRQCRADAVGLLGEDRSQEFTKDKFLEMAPEYNLEQRQEVHEGIEKFKQEIKAAKEKALAGKNFANKPKILVAVATKGSGLVNQHFGHAKEFQIYEVDGSEVRFISHRKIDHYCQGGFGEEATLDYIIKAIADCKAVLVSKIGNCPKEELHKAGIQTVEAYDVIEKVALEYYEQYVEGLETRD